The following coding sequences lie in one Marinobacter sp. ANT_B65 genomic window:
- a CDS encoding SURF1 family protein, protein MTTAKKNPREWHLDWRLMIFTGAFLPLLVSLGIWQLNRAEEKQAILEQWQQEARNLDWPELVGNGLENGRPVTVTGLYDDRSWLLDNRTRDGIAGYEVLTAFHPLQGPPVLVNRGWVAAPRTRNELPDVTPPEGVFSLTGRLGEYPEPPVLSGRSLPADGWPRRVQMLPGLVARAEVANLPEAIIRLQDNKQPGAYRADWAPDLMGPQTHYGYATQWFALAMVLTILSVVASYRKTGANNDNDNG, encoded by the coding sequence ATGACGACGGCAAAGAAAAACCCTCGGGAATGGCACCTTGACTGGCGTTTGATGATTTTTACTGGCGCTTTCCTGCCACTTTTGGTGAGCCTGGGAATCTGGCAACTGAATCGGGCGGAAGAAAAACAGGCAATACTTGAACAGTGGCAGCAAGAGGCCCGGAATCTGGACTGGCCAGAGTTGGTAGGGAATGGCCTGGAAAATGGCAGGCCGGTGACGGTAACCGGGCTTTATGATGACCGAAGCTGGCTGCTGGATAACCGGACTCGAGATGGAATTGCGGGTTACGAGGTACTGACGGCGTTCCATCCGCTTCAGGGGCCACCGGTTCTGGTCAACAGGGGCTGGGTTGCTGCGCCGAGGACGAGAAATGAACTGCCCGATGTGACCCCTCCCGAGGGTGTGTTCAGCCTGACTGGACGGCTGGGTGAGTACCCGGAACCCCCGGTTTTATCGGGCAGGTCATTACCGGCAGATGGCTGGCCCCGGAGGGTGCAGATGCTTCCCGGACTGGTCGCAAGAGCTGAAGTCGCGAATCTGCCTGAGGCCATTATCCGGCTGCAGGACAATAAACAGCCCGGAGCTTACCGGGCTGACTGGGCGCCGGATCTGATGGGGCCGCAGACACATTACGGATATGCGACACAATGGTTTGCGCTTGCCATGGTGCTGACTATATTGAGTGTAGTAGCGAGTTATCGAAAGACAGGAGCCAATAATGACAATGACAATGGCTAA
- a CDS encoding cytochrome c oxidase subunit 3, with amino-acid sequence MADFQTYYVPEQSKWPIVATVGLGVTLYGAASIMVSSNHGGSTSGDWMIFAVGMLIMIYMLFGWFGSVIKESRSGLYSPQMDRSFRWGMSWFIFSEIMFFAAFFGALFYARVFVVPWLGGEGDRGSSNMLWEGFEATWPLINNPDPEAFPAPKSVIGAWGLPLINTVLLVTSSFTVTVAHHALKAGNRKKVKIWLGATIVLALAFLFLQAEEYVHAYQDLNLTLQSGIYGSTFFMLTGFHGVHVMLGTLMLIIMLIRIHKGHFSSDNHFGFEATSWYWHFVDVVWLGLFVFVYVI; translated from the coding sequence ATGGCGGACTTTCAGACCTACTACGTTCCCGAACAGAGCAAATGGCCTATTGTTGCCACCGTCGGCCTTGGGGTGACCCTCTACGGTGCCGCCTCAATTATGGTCAGCAGCAACCATGGAGGCAGCACCAGCGGTGACTGGATGATTTTTGCGGTTGGCATGCTGATCATGATTTATATGCTGTTTGGCTGGTTTGGCAGCGTGATTAAAGAAAGCCGCTCCGGATTGTACAGCCCTCAGATGGATCGCTCATTCCGTTGGGGTATGAGCTGGTTCATTTTCTCGGAGATCATGTTTTTTGCGGCCTTTTTCGGAGCACTTTTCTATGCTCGTGTGTTTGTTGTGCCATGGCTCGGGGGGGAAGGTGACAGGGGTAGTTCCAACATGCTTTGGGAGGGGTTTGAGGCAACCTGGCCATTGATCAACAACCCGGACCCGGAAGCCTTCCCGGCACCGAAATCGGTCATCGGAGCCTGGGGCTTACCGCTGATAAACACCGTTCTGCTGGTCACTTCATCATTTACCGTGACGGTAGCGCATCACGCGCTCAAAGCCGGCAACCGAAAGAAAGTGAAAATCTGGTTGGGAGCGACCATTGTGCTGGCTCTCGCATTCCTGTTTTTACAGGCAGAAGAGTATGTGCATGCCTATCAGGACCTCAATCTGACGCTTCAGTCCGGTATATACGGCAGTACCTTTTTTATGCTCACCGGTTTTCATGGCGTTCATGTGATGCTGGGTACGCTGATGCTGATCATTATGCTGATACGCATTCACAAAGGGCATTTCTCCTCGGATAACCATTTCGGATTTGAGGCAACTTCCTGGTACTGGCACTTTGTGGATGTGGTCTGGCTGGGTTTGTTTGTGTTCGTGTATGTCATCTGA
- a CDS encoding COX15/CtaA family protein has product MVNWATFAVLLAIVVIMLGAWTRLVHAGLGCPDWPGCYGFITVPQSEASIAIANARFPDTPVDVAKGWPEMIHRYAAGTLGLVVFGLAACAVRQRRSGVPFRLPLFIAAFILLQGAFGMWTVTLKLWPQVVALHLLGGFTTLSLLTLLVLRLRKFAARQAAAIPETYASAIRPAPACGLAGFRPWLFGGLFLVIMQIALGAWTAANYAAVACTDLPTCQGQWWPEGMDFQHGFDITQHVGPNYLGGQLNADGRVAIHVTHRAGALVVLAYFTVLLVLLWRRASSRGLRGSVLLVTAALAAQISLGLANVLFYIPLPVAVAHNAMGAGLLLSVIYLTWRHYQLMQLSPQPKIETAIHTTTMNQEITA; this is encoded by the coding sequence ATGGTTAACTGGGCAACATTCGCGGTGCTTCTTGCCATTGTGGTGATCATGCTGGGAGCATGGACCCGCCTGGTTCATGCTGGCCTGGGTTGCCCCGACTGGCCGGGTTGTTACGGATTTATCACCGTGCCCCAGAGCGAGGCGAGCATTGCGATCGCCAATGCCCGCTTTCCGGATACCCCGGTGGATGTGGCCAAGGGCTGGCCGGAAATGATCCACCGCTACGCAGCCGGTACGCTGGGGCTGGTGGTGTTCGGCCTGGCTGCCTGCGCGGTACGTCAGCGCCGAAGCGGCGTGCCTTTCAGACTACCCCTGTTCATCGCCGCGTTCATTCTGCTGCAGGGGGCTTTCGGTATGTGGACGGTCACTCTGAAGCTCTGGCCGCAGGTTGTTGCTCTTCACCTGTTGGGTGGTTTTACAACACTGAGCCTGCTCACTTTGCTGGTTCTTCGTCTTCGGAAGTTTGCGGCTCGCCAGGCAGCGGCTATCCCTGAAACATATGCCTCTGCAATCAGGCCCGCACCGGCTTGCGGTCTGGCGGGTTTTCGCCCATGGCTTTTCGGGGGGCTGTTTCTGGTCATTATGCAGATAGCACTTGGAGCCTGGACAGCAGCGAATTACGCGGCCGTCGCCTGTACCGATCTGCCAACCTGTCAGGGCCAGTGGTGGCCAGAAGGTATGGATTTTCAACATGGTTTTGATATTACCCAGCATGTCGGCCCTAACTATCTTGGAGGGCAGCTCAACGCGGATGGGCGGGTAGCGATTCACGTAACCCACAGGGCAGGTGCTTTGGTGGTTCTGGCGTATTTTACCGTTCTGCTGGTTTTGCTCTGGCGCAGGGCCTCCAGCCGGGGTCTGCGCGGCTCTGTTCTGCTGGTTACAGCTGCCCTGGCCGCCCAGATCAGTCTCGGGCTTGCCAACGTTCTGTTTTATATTCCTCTTCCGGTTGCTGTTGCCCATAACGCTATGGGCGCAGGGCTGCTGCTGTCGGTCATTTACCTGACCTGGCGGCACTATCAGTTGATGCAGTTGTCACCACAGCCAAAGATTGAAACAGCAATACATACAACAACAATGAATCAGGAGATTACGGCATGA
- a CDS encoding twin transmembrane helix small protein, translating into MLKALIIFLMLAVIVSLFSGLFFLIKDGGKTNRVVNSLAVRVTLSVLLLAVILLSLWQGSLTLHPTP; encoded by the coding sequence ATGCTCAAAGCCCTCATCATTTTCCTCATGCTCGCCGTTATCGTCAGCCTTTTCAGCGGTCTGTTCTTTCTCATAAAAGACGGCGGAAAAACCAACCGTGTAGTGAACTCCCTCGCTGTCCGGGTAACGCTCAGCGTACTTTTGCTGGCGGTAATTCTTCTGTCACTGTGGCAAGGGAGCCTGACACTGCACCCGACTCCCTGA
- the cyoE gene encoding heme o synthase, whose protein sequence is MSEHVDVLPAQGVAIESTRSISWRDYLELTKPRVVALMILTSVIGMLLATSGLPSWTVLIYGNLGIALLAGAAAVVNHVVDQKIDTVMARTRKRPVATGRISPVEAIVFAALLACVGMVVLMWQVNHLTAWLTLASLVGYAGVYTLFLKRATPQNITIGGLAGAMPPLLGWTAVTGQVDGHALLLVLIIFAWTPPHFWALAIHRKEEYAKAGIPMLPVTHGNKYTELHILLYTLMLLAVSLLPFVTGMSGWIYLAGALVLGLRFLHYAVRLIKGDDRRVALNTFKYSITYLMALFVVLLVDHFVFF, encoded by the coding sequence ATGAGTGAGCATGTAGACGTACTGCCGGCCCAAGGGGTTGCCATTGAGTCCACCCGCTCGATTTCCTGGCGGGATTACCTGGAACTGACCAAGCCCCGGGTTGTGGCGCTGATGATCCTGACATCGGTAATCGGTATGTTGCTGGCGACTTCCGGATTGCCGAGCTGGACCGTACTGATATACGGCAACCTGGGTATTGCTCTGCTTGCAGGTGCTGCAGCCGTGGTTAATCACGTGGTTGATCAGAAAATTGATACGGTTATGGCCCGTACCCGCAAACGTCCGGTTGCCACGGGCAGGATTTCCCCGGTAGAAGCAATCGTATTTGCAGCGTTACTGGCCTGTGTTGGTATGGTTGTGTTGATGTGGCAGGTAAATCACCTGACGGCCTGGCTCACCCTTGCTTCTCTGGTAGGGTATGCCGGTGTTTACACGTTGTTTCTTAAACGCGCGACTCCCCAGAACATCACTATCGGTGGTCTCGCAGGGGCTATGCCACCCCTGCTTGGCTGGACGGCAGTTACCGGCCAGGTAGATGGCCATGCACTGCTTCTGGTTCTGATCATCTTCGCCTGGACCCCACCCCACTTCTGGGCGCTGGCCATTCACCGCAAAGAGGAATATGCGAAGGCCGGTATCCCCATGCTGCCCGTCACCCACGGTAATAAATACACTGAACTGCATATCCTGCTTTATACGCTCATGTTGCTGGCTGTCAGCCTGCTACCATTTGTCACAGGTATGTCCGGCTGGATTTACCTGGCCGGGGCCCTCGTATTAGGCTTACGCTTTCTGCACTATGCTGTGCGCTTGATTAAGGGTGATGACCGGCGAGTTGCACTGAACACCTTC